In bacterium, the DNA window TCCGCTTGGTCGGCGCGGGGTTCAAGGCGGGGCGGCTTCCGGAGACGCCGTGGCCGTCGCAGGCCATTCGCGCCGACGTCGCGCCCCCCGCTTGACGCGGGGCGCCGACCTCTCTAGTCTTGCCCCCTTTTTCGGAGGTTCGCCCGATGGCCGAAGCGCCTCGCCGCGGTTTTCTGAAGACCCGCCTCGCGATCGATCCGACCGCCTTCGTCGCGCCGAACGCGACGATCGTCGGGGAGGTGACGATCGCCGCGGACGCGAGCGTCTGGTACGGCGCGGTGCTGCGCGGCGACATCGAGCCGATCAGCGTCGGACCGCGGAGCAACGTGCAGGACGGAACCGTCGTCCACGTCGACGCGGACTGCCCGACGGTGATCGGCGCCGACGTGACGATCGGCCACCGCTGCGTGATCCACGGCGCGACGATCGGCGACGGCTGCCTGATCGGCATGGGAGCGGTCGTCCTGTCCGGCGCGAAGATCGGCGCCGGATCGCTGATCGCCGCGGGCGCGGTCGTGCGCGAGGGGTTCGAGATTCCGCCGCGGTGTCTTGCCGCGGGGGTGCCGGCGAAGGTCGTCCGCGAGCTCGACGACGCGTCGCTGGAGCGGATCCGCCGCAACAAGGACAGCTACGTGGAGTACGCGGCCGCCTACCGCGACGGGACGCTCGGCGGAGGGCCGCATGCCGGACGGTGAGACCGCGCGGTTTCTGAAACTCGTCGTCCCCGGGTCGCGGATCGTGCTCACGACGCACGTCCATCCGGACGGCGACGGCGTCGGCAGCGAACTCGGGCTGGCCCGCTTCCTGCGGGACCGCGGCGTCGTCGCGCGGATCGTCAACTGCGATCCGCCGCCGATGTCGATGGCCGGTCTCGATCCCGACGGACTGATCGAGGTCTACCAGCCGGCGGTCCACGATGCGGTCGTCGGCGAGGCCCACGCGGTCGTCTCGATCGACAACTCCGACGTCGCGCGGCTCGGCGCGATGGCCGCCGTGGTCTCGTCCGCGCCGGGGATCAAGGCCTGCATCGACCACCATCCCGATCCGGACCCGCTCTGGGGGCTGCGGATCGTCGATCCGCGCGCCTCGTGCACCGGCGTGGTCGTGCTCGGCGTCCTCGACGCCGCGGGGTACGAGCCGCCGCGCGACGTGGCCGAGGCGCTCTACATCGCGCTCTTCTCCGACACCGGGCGGTTCCGCTTCGGCAACACCAACGCCGAGGGGTTCCGCGCCGCGGCGCGGCTGGTCGAGGCCGGGGTTTCGCCGGCCGAGGTCTACGCGCGCCTTTCGGAACGGCGCTCCGCCGGCTTCCTGCGGCTCGCCGGGGCGATCCTCGCGGGGATGGAAGTCCGCGCGCAGGGGCGGGTGGTGCTGCTGCGCGTGCCGCAGGCGCTGCTCGACCGCTTCGGCGCGAAGGCCGAGGACCTGTCGGACGTCATCAACCAGGCGCTCAAGCTGGAGAGCGCGCGCGGCGCGGCGCTGTTCCGCGAGATCGAGCCGGCGAAGACGAAGATCAGCCTCCGCTCGAAGGGGGCGCTCGACGTCAACCAGATCGCGCGCCGGCACGGCGGGGGCGGGCACCGGAACGCGTCGGGCGTCGTGCTGGAGATGGCGATGGAGGACGCGATCGCCGAGATCGCGCCGGCGCTCGAGGATCTGGTCGCGGAGTAGCTTTCGTTCGATCCGCGGCCGCGGAGGCGGGGCGCGGCGAAGGCGGCGTCAGCCTTCGTCGTCCTGCTGGTCCATCCGCTCGAGGAACTCCGACTCGACGAGCACCTGCCGCGGCCGCGAGCCGTCGGCGGGGCCGATGATCCCCTCGCGCTCCATCTGGTCGATGATCCGCGCCGCGCGGGAGTAGCCGAGGCGCATCCGCCGCTGCAGGAACGACGTCGAGGCCTGGCCGGTCGAGACGACGAGCCGCACCGCCTTGCGGTACATCGGGTCGTTCGTCATGTCGACGTCGCCGTCGGCGCCCTCGGCGCCCGCTTCCTCCGGCGGATCCTCGAGGATCGACTTGTCGTAGTCCGCCTTCCCCTGCGCCTTGAGCCACTGCACGACCCTTAGGTTCTCGTCCTCGGAGACGAACGCGCCGTGGACGCGCTGCAGCCGCGCGCTGCCCGGCTGGCGGTAGAGCATGTCGCCGGCGCCGAGCAGCCGCTCCGCGCCGGATGCGTCGAGGATCGTGCGGGAGTCGATCTTGGAGGCGACGCGGAACCCGATCCGCGCGGGGAAGTTGGCCTTGATCGACCCCGTGAGGACGTCCACCGAGGGGCGCTGCGTGGCGAGGACGAGGTGGATGCCGACGGCGCGCGCCTTCTGCGCGAGCCGCGCGATCGCCTCCTCGACTTCCTGGCCGGTCGTCATCAGCATGTCGGCCAACTCGTCGACGACGATCACGACGTAGGGAAGATGCGCCGCCTCGTAGGACTCCGACTCGGCCCGCGCCGGGATCGTCTGGATCGCCTTGGCGACGGTCGAGGGGCTGGCGGCGACAAGCTTGTTGAAGGCGTCGAGGTGGCGGACGTTGCAGGCGGCGAGGAGCCGATAGCGGCGGTCCATCTCGCGCACCGCCCACTTGAGGGCGTTGCCGGCCTGCTTCATGTCGGTCACGACCGGCACCAGAAGATGCGGAATCCCCTCGTAGAGCCCCAGCTCGAGCATCTTCGGGTCGATCAGGATGAACTTCACCTCGTCGGGGCGCGCGTTGTAGAGGATCGAGGTGATGATGCAGTTCAGCCCGACGCTCTTGCCGGAGCCGGTCGCGCCGGCCACGAGCAGGTGCGGCATCTTGGCCAGCGAGGCGCAGCAGATCTCGCCTTCCTGGGACTTGCCGAGGCCGACCGTGAGCATGTCGCCGCCGCGGCGGAAATGATCGGACTCGAGCACTTCGCGCAGCGCGATCGTCTCCCGGCGGCGGTTCGGGACTTCGATTCCGACCGCGGAGCGGCCGGGGATCCGGTCGAGCCGCACCGATTCCGCCTCGAGGCCCAGCGCGAGGTCGTCGGCCAAGGCGGTGATCCGCTGCAGCTTGATGCCGGCGTTCGGGCGGAACTCGAAGGTGGTCACGACCGGGCCGGGGTGGATCGCCATCACGTGGCCGTCGACGTGGAACTCCGCGCAGCGCTCTTCGATGTGGCGCGCCAGCGCGGCGAGCTCCTGCTTGTCGGGCGGGACGCGGGCCGGGGCGGGGGCGAGCAGCTCGACCGGCGGCAGCTTGGCCTGAGCCGTCGGCAGCTCGACCGGCAGCCGCGGCTGCTTCGGCTTCGGGGCCGGCTTGACGGCCCGCTTCCGCGCGGCGCGCGGCGGCGCCGTCGGCGCGGGGGCGACGGGGCGCGGCGCGTCCTCTTCCTCGGCGAACGGCGCGGCGGCCGCGTCGTCTTCGTCGTCCTCGTCGCCGCCGAAGGCGTCCTCGATCGAGGCCGGGGCGGGGGCGGGAACGGGGCGCCGCCGCGGCGGCTCGATCCGCGGCGCCGGCGCCGAAACCGGCGCGGAGACGGGGCCGGAGGGGAATTCGGCGGACGGCTCGTCGAACTCCGCGTCGAGCGGCGGGTCGATGTCGGGAGGCAGCGGCTCGACCGGCTCGTCCCAGCGGTCGCGGCCGCCGTGGGCCGAG includes these proteins:
- a CDS encoding bifunctional oligoribonuclease/PAP phosphatase NrnA encodes the protein MPDGETARFLKLVVPGSRIVLTTHVHPDGDGVGSELGLARFLRDRGVVARIVNCDPPPMSMAGLDPDGLIEVYQPAVHDAVVGEAHAVVSIDNSDVARLGAMAAVVSSAPGIKACIDHHPDPDPLWGLRIVDPRASCTGVVVLGVLDAAGYEPPRDVAEALYIALFSDTGRFRFGNTNAEGFRAAARLVEAGVSPAEVYARLSERRSAGFLRLAGAILAGMEVRAQGRVVLLRVPQALLDRFGAKAEDLSDVINQALKLESARGAALFREIEPAKTKISLRSKGALDVNQIARRHGGGGHRNASGVVLEMAMEDAIAEIAPALEDLVAE
- a CDS encoding DNA translocase FtsK 4TM domain-containing protein, yielding MSAPTVEAKSRGREVAGVVFAAIALLLALALASYAPDDPSWLVAAPGRPQNWIGPVGAQIAAFFVGVFGLAAWFFPPALGFLAWGRFRNPSNARKRGGLLGWILVALACTLLLALVARQIEYRDAPHPAGGVLGVVLARTLTSALSEVGALVVAGALLVAGVVLAARALSDRRPATATGIVRRGARPAPPQPERPAKPRRGLLRFLWPFGRRKRPARPARPAAPAAEEPRRAAKRQPPAADDSSGRLMRGRGVRPGEQAFDDDEDELLDDVEQLFSSAHGGRDRWDEPVEPLPPDIDPPLDAEFDEPSAEFPSGPVSAPVSAPAPRIEPPRRRPVPAPAPASIEDAFGGDEDDEDDAAAAPFAEEEDAPRPVAPAPTAPPRAARKRAVKPAPKPKQPRLPVELPTAQAKLPPVELLAPAPARVPPDKQELAALARHIEERCAEFHVDGHVMAIHPGPVVTTFEFRPNAGIKLQRITALADDLALGLEAESVRLDRIPGRSAVGIEVPNRRRETIALREVLESDHFRRGGDMLTVGLGKSQEGEICCASLAKMPHLLVAGATGSGKSVGLNCIITSILYNARPDEVKFILIDPKMLELGLYEGIPHLLVPVVTDMKQAGNALKWAVREMDRRYRLLAACNVRHLDAFNKLVAASPSTVAKAIQTIPARAESESYEAAHLPYVVIVVDELADMLMTTGQEVEEAIARLAQKARAVGIHLVLATQRPSVDVLTGSIKANFPARIGFRVASKIDSRTILDASGAERLLGAGDMLYRQPGSARLQRVHGAFVSEDENLRVVQWLKAQGKADYDKSILEDPPEEAGAEGADGDVDMTNDPMYRKAVRLVVSTGQASTSFLQRRMRLGYSRAARIIDQMEREGIIGPADGSRPRQVLVESEFLERMDQQDDEG
- a CDS encoding gamma carbonic anhydrase family protein is translated as MAEAPRRGFLKTRLAIDPTAFVAPNATIVGEVTIAADASVWYGAVLRGDIEPISVGPRSNVQDGTVVHVDADCPTVIGADVTIGHRCVIHGATIGDGCLIGMGAVVLSGAKIGAGSLIAAGAVVREGFEIPPRCLAAGVPAKVVRELDDASLERIRRNKDSYVEYAAAYRDGTLGGGPHAGR